ACTGATAGACATGTACTGCAAGTGCGGGTCAGTAGAGAAGGCTTCACGAGTGTTCGATGATATGCAAGAGAAGGACTCGGTCTCGTGGACTTCCATCGTTGCAGGCCTTGCGGTGAACGGGTTCTCCTTTCGCGCCCTTCAACTCTTCTCCGAGATGGTAAGAAAGCGAGTTAAGCCGACTCATGGAGCTTTCGTTGCAGTACTGCTTGCTTGCACTCACGCTGGGTTGGTGGATGAAGGGGTCGAGTATTTCGAAAGCATGGAAAAGGAGTATGGGCTGGTACCGGAAACTAAGCATTATGGATGCGTCGTTGATCTCTTGAGCCGTTCTGGTAATGTAGAGAGAGCATATGAGTTTATGAAGCGAATGCCGATGGCCCCGGATGTTGTGATGTGGAGAATGCTACTTGGGGCCTGCAAACTTCATAAGAATGTGAGTCTTGCTGAGGTTGCTGCCAGGAAGGTTATTGAATTGGATCCTGCTAATAGTGGAAATTATGTTCTCTCATCCAGCACCTATGCCAGTGCAGAGAGATGGGAAGATGCTatgaagatgagaaaattgataGATGAAGGTGATATACAGAGGCCACTGGGTTGGAGTTCAATAGAAACTAGGAATGCCAGTAACAAAGAAATTGTTCTTGGGGATGATAATCCTCACTGTGCAAGGCACTAAGCACTGATCTTCCTGCTTAATGGACCGCTTAATCATTGTAATTTATCCCTTCACAATCTTGtccggcaaattatgctatggaccccggtccatattcacaaatttagaattctatgttcataattttagaactctatatttacaattttagatctcaatatacgaaattacattactcaatattcataaattttgaattctatattcataattttgttatatagattcaaaaattgtgttatactgttgaaccaTATAGCtttgatactgttgaacatagagttataaaattgtgaacatagagttataaaattgtgaacgtagaactataaaattgtgaacatgaaattttaaaactataatcatgaagttatgaaattgtgaacatgaaattatgaaattacgaacatagagttatgaaattgtgaatatagactcGGGTCCAtcttaaaattgtgaacataaacccgggtccaccttgtcCATGTCATAACAACTGAACCACTGGTCCTCTCATTTAATTTGTCACTAAATTACTGTAATTTATCCCTTTACAATGCTCAGACTAGGTTGTGGGCCCGGGCAAGGAATATTGCCTTTTATGGGCAAAGATTAGCTCTTCAGTTTTGTGTACAGAATTTATATTAAGCTCATAAATGAGAAGAATAAGCATCTGATGATTACAGGAGTGCAGTACACACCAGTAACAGAAATGTGCAATTTTCTGAAAAGAGTACAAAACAGGAATTTCACTTGCACTATCACTAATCACAGCCACAGGGACCAGAGAAAGCTCATAAGCAATCAAAAGAAGAGTTACAACATCCTCAATGCAACACCCATATCAAAATAATTCAGGAAATGTAATCTGGGGTCGTATATCAGAGAGACATTAATAAGGGCCTCATTCGAAAATTACAAGAATACCATTATTTCTAGATTTTAAGGAAAGAACAGGAGAAATACTCTTATACTCCCCAACCTTTCCTCGGAACAGGTACAAGGAGAAGGAGCCGCCTACTCTGACAAGCTAATGACTGCCATCGCTAACAGATCAAAACTGCTATTCCTTATCTTATGCCTTCTTCATGAGCTCATAAATGAGTGAAGGGGGAAAATATACAGACCATAACAATAGAAATACGTTACGGTAAATGAATTTAGTTGCCCCTTATGCTGCCGTAGTCGTTTCCGCCAACCACTTCCACACTCGTACTTGACCTGATTCGTCACCCGTGAAAAACAAACCACCAGGGCCAATCTCTATGCAACGTATTGCCTCTTTGGAGAATATCTTCCCCCTCTCAGAAAAGCtacaagattttaaaaaaatatatctgttaaataaaaaataaaataaaatagcgAGGAAAACATGAATCAAGGAAACAGGTATCACAAGAAGTCTACTTCAAAAACTTACGATGGAAGATCATACACATGAACTGTATTGTCATTGCAAGAGCAAAGCAGTACCGGCTTGGCCTCTGCATCATGCATTCCACACAGGGCTAGCACTCCCTATCAATAGATCCACACATTAAATTCACAATCACAAAGATAATTACTTCatataaaaagttttttttttttcattaactaCTAAAAGAAAATGGGCAAATGCAGGCTACTTGCATGTCAAAGAACATGGCAAAGGCGAACTAGTAGAAGGATGTTGGCACAGATAGGGTCACATTCCATCAATCCATCACCAATGCTAAAGCTCCAAAGCACTTAGAATCATATTCCATTAGAAGTTACAAACCTTGCCAACCCCAGAAGAAATATGCATCAAATTTATGATGATCCCCAGCCAAAAATGGAGCATATCACAAAAGTACAGGAAAGCTGTAAATGTGTGCAAGCTGTTAACTGAATTGATTTTCCATCAGAGGCGAATATATCTCCCATGCATGGAACACACTTCACTGTTTACTGTTAATTAATTATCGGATGCTAGTCATCAATCTTTGACATTCAAAATGGATGTAAATTGTAATATGGAATTTATTCATTCTGTGAAAGAACAAATAAGATGCAATTCATTGAGTAGAGTAACAAAATAAAAGAGCAGCTTATTGGAAGAACAAAGACAACTTCAAAGTGAATATTTCTTACACCAAACATAAAGAAGAGACTACCAATCCAGGGTGAAAATCTAAAAACTTAGCCCAGATTTACCAACAAAAATGCTGGCTAATCAATAtccaaagcaaaaaaaaatgcatacttTTCTTTGGGAATCTGATACATGCTGAGGAAGTcttattttattactattacaTTACATAGGTTAGATATTAAGAAActactaaataattatttagaaattactaaaCAGTTATTTAACTTACTACTCTTAGTCTTCGAATTAGTTTAGGTAgattaatttatttagaaactaccaaATAACTATTCTTAGTTTAGGAACCTTTGTAATCAACCCTATAAAAGGGAGTGTTATTTGGAATAATAGAACAAGCagaaattcaatcccaaaaaggGTCAAAGGGAGTTTTGGGTCTCAAGCAAACCcagtgttttcttcttttcctgttccaactattattctttctttctttttccttatgtttTCATGCCCATGAAGGGAGCACATAACAGAATCTAGGCAAATATAGCACATTGTGTTCTCTGTCTGAAATGGAATTCTCAGTATTTAAATTGTCTATACTAGTAGATGAATGCTATATGGAAGGTCAATGTAATTAAGTAGATGGATCAGAACAATCATAAAGAATAGAACTTATTAAAGCCTACATGTTCTTCCTGGTGGGTGTATGTCACTTCCAAGCTCCCGCTCTCGTTAGCAACCCAGACTTTTACTGTTTTGTCCAAAGAACATGATAAAAGAAACTGGTCCCAACAAAGAACTGACATCACAACGCTGGTGTGACCCGTCAAAATCTGTAGGCACTGCAAAGTTTCAAGGCTCCATACCTGAAAACAGATAAACAgtgaaaaaaaaagtagaataaGAGATGCTATGCTCTATGAAAAAGCTACCACAGCAAAAGTACTCTAAAAGCTTGTTCATAACAAATCAGAGATAGCATACTCTTATAGTGTTATCCATGGAACCAGAATACAGTCTATTGCCTCCTACAACCAGTGACACAACATGATGAGAGTGACCCTTGAGTGATGCAGCTGGCTCAAAACAGTTGGTGGCCACATTAAATTTCCATGCTAATATCCCATCCTGCAGCAACATTGTAGTTCTTGTTTACATTATGAGAAAGAAATGCCAATGTAAGACTGAATCGTAAAACCTAATCATACACAAATTACCTCTGTACCAGCAAAGAGCATATCATTACCCACAACAATGGAATAAACTTGCCCAACTGGACCAGTTAAATTCAGGTCTGCTGCTGTTTGAGCATTCCACGCCTGTAAAATACGTAGAGAATAGTAACAAGTTAAccttaaatttcacttttgattgTAACCTTCAATTTTTACAACATGCAGTTAGAATGACAGTTTAAGCCTTACCTTGACAAGATTTGTAATGCCAACAAATATCCATGGCCCTTCACTTAGCATACAACCTACTTCACCACTAACATTGACAACCCCTGCacactgtaaaaaaaaaaaaaaaaaaaaaaaaaaaaaaaaaaaaaaaaaaaaaaNNNNNNNNNNNNNNNNNNNNNNNNNNNNNNNNNNNNNNNNNNNNNNNNNNNNNNNNNNNNNNNNNNNNNNNNNNNNNNNNNNNNNNNNNNNNNNNNNNNNNNNNNNNNNNNNNNNNNNNNNNNNNNNNNNNNNNNNNNNNNNNNNNNNNNNNNNNNNNNNNNNNNNNNNNNNNNNNNNNNNNNNNNNNNNNNNNNNNNNNNNNNNNNNNNNNNNNNNNNNNNNNNNNNNNNNNNNNNNNNNNNNNNNNNNNNNNNNNNNNNNNNNNNNNNNNNNNNNNNNNNNNNNNNNNNNNNNNNNNNNNNNNNNNNNNNNNNNNNNNNNNNNNNNNNNNNNNNNNNNNNNNNNNNNNNNNNNNNNNNNNNNNNNNNNNNNNaaaaaaaaaaaaaaaaaaaaaaaaaaaaaaaaaaaaaaaaaaacaataagaaagaaattaattgattattaaCACATAATTTGCAAGATATGTAGGGGTATTAAAAATGACTTCTTCAAGGTTTATACTTTTTGAGTTAAAGTTTTAAGTTCAGTAAGAATTTAAGACTGGTTTGTCAAAACCAAACAACTCTTTGACAATTTGCATCCTTTTATGTGAAGCAAGAGTCTCAGATATAGATACAAAATGAATTTCAGCAGCATAGTAGTTCTTTCTGAGTCATATAAACAAAAGCACATAGTccacattgcaagaaatcaatCAAAAGAACACTTTTCTAATTCACCATTTCGCAGCATCATGTGAAAAATTTGAAGACATGGGAAAGAAAAATATAACAACCTGCCCTGATTGGCAATCCCATACTCTCACGGTCTTATCAGTACTTCCTGAATAGAGCTTGTCTGAGCCAGATGGTAAAGCAATTCCACTAACAACCTGTTGCAAAAACCTTCGAATTAGACTGCCAGCATAGACAGACACTAAcatcaaagaaaaataaaccctttcaataaacaaacaaacaacaaagcTTGAATTCATTAAACCAGGGAAAAACACATAGATTGTACTGAAATAAAATCAGTATTGATATGAATAGGTACAACCTGGTACAACTTTACTAAGGTAAAACAGTAATGTACACAATGTCATTAATTTATCAATTAAGGATAAAAGCATTCGTTTCAACACCTTTTGGTGGCCTTCAAGTGTTGTCAACAACGAAAAGCAGTTCCCCGTGATCCAGGAATGCAAAAAGCGGCAGTTATCGCCGAATTTACAGCTCCCTTGAACCCAATACGTACAAATTTTCTCCGTTTTCGTCACAGCTCTAGTGCTGTTGCCGCCGCCATGAGCCGGATTTCGACCCCAATTGTTATTAAAATTCGTATTCCTCCGCGGCCCGCCCCGGTAATCATCGGAGTACCCATGAGACCGCTTCGACGACGCCGTACCGTTAGTCAATGAGCCTTGCGTCTGAGGCGGCGGCGCAGCCAGTTCCCTGTGTAAAAACGGGCACGGAAATCTATCGCACCGACCAGCTCGCCAATGGAAACAAACTTTCTGCTGCTGTTTACTACCGTTATCGCCTTGTGAAGGGCCAAGCCGCCGGAAAATTCGCTTGCTCCCATCAATATCCATAGGCCCTAAGGTTTTCTTTGTGATCACTGAATCCCAGATCGCGTGAAGGGATATAAAATCGGGGTTTGATCATGCGAAGACTCGATTGAGCTGAAGATTGAGATTAAAAACCCAATAATTTCAAGAAATCAAAGGATTTCGGAGAGCTCTGATTTTAGGGTTTTCGAGACGATGAAATTGAAAACCCTCAAATTTCTACTCCCAAAAAAAAGCGATAAGAATCCGAGAGGGAAAAAAGGGTTTCGCCGGAGGCAAATGGACAATAGCCGGAATTAATGATTAAGGGAAAGGGGGTTGAAGAGATCTGATTGATTTATTTAGTACACAACAGAAAACAGCGTAGAGTTAACGACGAGATAAACACGGTACTGGTAATATATTACTCCGAATTACAACGGCATTGCTATTTGCTGATGCctatctcttcttttttttttttttttttttttgaaaccgcTGATGCCTATCTAACTTTGTAAATTTTgagaaatacaaaaataaataaataaaataataataataataataatgtgctTTTGTTTTTCATGTTATAagcaaataatttaaatttcatataacGCCAAGAATAAGAAATATAAGCAAACATTTTAGAGTTTGGAAAATAATTCTAATAAGATCCATGGTACTTCTTTGAATATGAATGAGTtacaaaatcaatttttaaaaatgttgttgataaaatatatagtattaaaCCAGCCCAATAGGTCTAATCCCTTCCTagaggcaatttatatcgtggaccagggtgcattgtgcaccctgattcaaaacgacgtcgttttgaatcTTTTTAATTAACGGTGTTTTCGTTTCCCGTTCGGTCTTAACTTGTaagatgagttatgtgtatgtTGTGGTGAAATTCTGTGCATTCTATTTTGACATTCTATGCATTCTGGTCACGAATTCTATACATTCATCTCAATTATTTATGTTAATCACTTGAGTAGTTTaagatgagttatgtgtatgtTCTAATGCGGACGGGTGTGTATTTGGTGTTAtcatttatgtacattatggttatgaattatgtgtattatgattATGGATTATGTGTGTTAACCATTGGAGTAGTGTAAACACTAAGATCAGATATGTGTACATGTGTGACAATTTTATGTGCATTCTGTTttcacatt
This portion of the Ipomoea triloba cultivar NCNSP0323 chromosome 5, ASM357664v1 genome encodes:
- the LOC116019908 gene encoding zinc finger CCCH domain-containing protein 48-like isoform X1, which gives rise to MDIDGSKRIFRRLGPSQGDNGSKQQQKVCFHWRAGRCDRFPCPFLHRELAAPPPQTQGSLTNGTASSKRSHGYSDDYRGGPRRNTNFNNNWGRNPAHGGGNSTRAVTKTEKICTYWVQGSCKFGDNCRFLHSWITGNCFSLLTTLEGHQKVVSGIALPSGSDKLYSGSTDKTVRVWDCQSGQCAGVVNVSGEVGCMLSEGPWIFVGITNLVKAWNAQTAADLNLTGPVGQVYSIVVGNDMLFAGTEDGILAWKFNVATNCFEPAASLKGHSHHVVSLVVGGNRLYSGSMDNTIRVWSLETLQCLQILTGHTSVVMSVLCWDQFLLSCSLDKTVKVWVANESGSLEVTYTHQEEHGVLALCGMHDAEAKPVLLCSCNDNTVHVYDLPSFSERGKIFSKEAIRCIEIGPGGLFFTGDESGQVRVWKWLAETTTAA
- the LOC116019908 gene encoding zinc finger CCCH domain-containing protein 63-like isoform X2, yielding MDIDGSKRIFRRLGPSQGDNGSKQQQKVCFHWRAGRCDRFPCPFLHRELAAPPPQTQGSLTNGTASSKRSHGYSDDYRGGPRRNTNFNNNWGRNPAHGGGNSTRAVTKTEKICTYWVQGSCKFGDNCRFLHSWITGNCFSLLTTLEGHQKVVSGIALPSGSDKLYSGSTDKTVRVWDCQSGQCAGVVNVSGEVGCMLSEGPWIFVGITNLVKAWNAQTAADLNLTGPVGQVYSIVVGNDMLFAGTEDGILAWKFNVATNCFEPAASLKGHSHHVVSLVVGGNRLYSGSMDNTIRVWSLETLQCLQILTGHTSVVMSVLCWDQFLLSCSLDKTVKVWVANESGSLEVTYTHQEEHVCNF
- the LOC116019908 gene encoding zinc finger CCCH domain-containing protein 63-like isoform X3, yielding MDIDGSKRIFRRLGPSQGDNGSKQQQKVCFHWRAGRCDRFPCPFLHRELAAPPPQTQGSLTNGTASSKRSHGYSDDYRGGPRRNTNFNNNWGRNPAHGGGNSTRAVTKTEKICTYWVQGSCKFGDNCRFLHSWITGNCFSLLTTLEGHQKVVSGIALPSGSDKLYSGSTDKTVRVWDCQSGQCAGVVNVSGEVGCMLSEGPWIFVGITNLVKAWNAQTAADLNLTGPVGQVYSIVVGNDMLFAGTEDGILAWKFNVATNCFEPAASLKGHSHHVVSLVVGGNRLYSGSMDNTIRVWSLETLQCLQILTGHTSVVMSVLCWDQFLLSCSLDKTVKVWVANESGSLEVTYTHQEEH